Proteins encoded by one window of Anderseniella sp. Alg231-50:
- the rarD gene encoding EamA family transporter RarD yields the protein MTTVTTTPDEAATNRSGIICALIAYLTWGTYAGFFALLAHVNALEVVAHRAFWSIPIAAAVMLVMGRTQDVLRVVKTPKLLALMCLTTLLVTISWGVFVWAVAVGRALETSLAFYINPLLNVAVGYLVLREKMTALQIVAIALAVVGVAYQTWALGVLPWLSLLLGAAFSAYGFLRKTIDVGPVQGFFVESAILSVLGLAVVSWLGTQGPLAFGSDWKTTVLLLACGPMTALPLMFFATAARRIRFSTLGLLQYIAPSMLFLTAVFVLKEPMQPAQLVTFGFIWTALALYSFSSLRQPVAS from the coding sequence ATGACCACCGTAACCACCACGCCCGACGAAGCCGCTACAAACCGCAGCGGCATTATATGCGCGCTGATCGCCTATCTGACGTGGGGAACCTATGCCGGGTTTTTCGCGCTGCTGGCTCATGTGAACGCGCTGGAGGTTGTGGCACACCGGGCATTCTGGTCAATTCCCATTGCAGCAGCAGTGATGCTGGTCATGGGCCGCACCCAGGACGTGCTGCGGGTGGTGAAAACCCCGAAATTGCTGGCGCTCATGTGTCTGACAACGCTTCTGGTGACCATTTCCTGGGGCGTGTTTGTGTGGGCGGTCGCCGTCGGGCGGGCGCTGGAGACATCATTGGCCTTTTACATCAATCCGCTGCTCAACGTGGCCGTGGGCTATCTTGTGCTGCGCGAGAAAATGACGGCCCTGCAGATTGTTGCGATAGCGCTGGCCGTCGTAGGCGTTGCATATCAGACCTGGGCGCTTGGCGTACTTCCGTGGCTCTCGCTGCTGCTGGGAGCCGCATTTTCCGCTTATGGTTTCCTGCGCAAGACAATTGATGTCGGGCCAGTGCAGGGCTTTTTCGTGGAAAGCGCCATCCTGTCAGTGCTGGGGCTTGCGGTAGTGAGCTGGCTCGGAACGCAAGGCCCGCTGGCGTTTGGCTCCGACTGGAAAACAACTGTATTATTGCTGGCATGTGGCCCCATGACGGCGTTGCCGCTGATGTTCTTTGCAACCGCTGCCCGCCGCATCCGCTTCTCGACCCTTGGTCTGCTGCAGTACATCGCGCCGTCCATGTTGTTTCTGACCGCTGTTTTTGTTCTGAAAGAACCCATGCAGCCGGCTCAGCTTGTAACCTTCGGTTTCATCTGGACCGCACTGGCCCTGTATTCCTTTTCAAGTCTCCGCCAGCCGGTGGCATCATGA
- a CDS encoding MFS transporter — protein sequence MTSSSSKLRSMTFLVLAEVAALSLWFVSSATLPGMMAEVTMSAGQQAALSSAVQLGFVFGAFISAFLGIADRFDPRRVLALCACIAAAANLGLAFVSPASLVAVLLRLVTGVMLAGVYPVGMKIAAGWGLKDRGLLVAILVGALTFGSSLPHLATLMGGADWRVAVYSTSIAAFVGGAFVLGAGLGPHHARSPSFSASSITLAWTDKRIRRAYGGYLGHMWELYAMWAWLPVAAAASFAVSLDTQDANRLASLTAFLSIALGALACIWAGRSADRIGKANVAILAMAGSLVAGLATAASFGGPWWLTVIFFILWGITVIPDSAQFSALVADAAPPQLAGSLMTFQTALGFLLTFVTVQLTPVLAEYVGWQVTLAVMTAGPALGIIATWPLRERAMQ from the coding sequence TTGACGTCATCATCGTCCAAACTGCGCTCCATGACCTTTCTGGTTCTGGCGGAGGTAGCTGCACTCAGCCTGTGGTTCGTGTCGTCGGCAACACTGCCCGGCATGATGGCCGAGGTCACCATGAGTGCGGGCCAGCAGGCGGCATTGTCCAGCGCAGTGCAGTTGGGGTTTGTCTTCGGCGCGTTTATCTCGGCATTTCTGGGTATCGCCGACCGGTTCGACCCGCGTCGCGTACTGGCGCTGTGCGCCTGCATTGCGGCGGCCGCCAATCTTGGCCTTGCGTTTGTTTCGCCGGCGAGCCTTGTTGCGGTGCTTTTGCGCCTGGTCACCGGGGTCATGCTGGCAGGGGTTTATCCGGTCGGCATGAAAATCGCCGCCGGCTGGGGTCTGAAAGATCGCGGGCTGCTGGTGGCCATCCTGGTTGGCGCGCTGACATTCGGATCCTCGCTGCCGCATCTGGCAACGCTGATGGGAGGTGCCGACTGGCGGGTTGCGGTGTATTCCACGTCCATCGCGGCCTTTGTGGGCGGCGCGTTTGTTTTGGGGGCTGGTCTCGGTCCGCATCACGCGCGCTCGCCGTCATTTTCTGCCAGTTCCATAACACTTGCCTGGACCGACAAACGCATTCGGCGTGCCTATGGCGGCTATCTCGGTCACATGTGGGAGCTTTACGCCATGTGGGCCTGGCTGCCGGTCGCTGCGGCTGCATCCTTTGCAGTGTCACTCGACACCCAGGATGCCAACCGGTTGGCAAGCCTGACAGCGTTTCTGTCGATTGCCCTGGGGGCTCTGGCGTGCATCTGGGCGGGACGGTCAGCTGATCGCATCGGCAAGGCAAATGTCGCCATATTGGCCATGGCCGGTTCGCTTGTTGCAGGTCTGGCGACGGCGGCAAGCTTTGGCGGTCCATGGTGGCTGACCGTCATCTTTTTCATACTCTGGGGCATCACGGTCATCCCGGACTCTGCCCAGTTTTCTGCTCTCGTGGCTGATGCCGCCCCGCCGCAACTTGCCGGAAGCCTGATGACTTTTCAGACGGCGCTCGGATTTCTGCTGACTTTCGTAACGGTTCAACTGACGCCCGTGCTTGCCGAGTATGTTGGCTGGCAGGTAACGCTTGCCGTCATGACCGCAGGCCCGGCACTGGGCATTATTGCCACGTGGCCGCTGCGCGAACGAGCCATGCAGTGA
- the cimA gene encoding citramalate synthase, which yields MSMRERLYLYDTTLRDGAQTPGIDFSLEDKLAIIAMLDELGLDCIEGGYPGANQTDTALFAEPREMKASFAAFGMTRRPGRSASNDPGLQDLLQANSDAVCFVAKSWDYHVEVALKTTNDENLACISDSVSAAIGAGKQAMVDCEHFFDGYKANPAYALACAHAAHAAGARWVILCDTNGGTLPHEVEEIVRAVCEQVPGTHLGIHAHNDTEQAVANSLAAVRAGARQIQGTLNGIGERCGNANLVSLIPTLMLKPAYSDLVETRITAHGLERLTQVSRAFDELLNRAPDRQAPYVGESAFATKAGIHASALLKEPETYEHVPPQTIGNIRRVLVSDQAGKSNLISEIERTGISVDKADPRLDTLLREVKERETAGYAYDAAPASFQILARRALGTVTNFFEVDSFRVSVEHRHNAKGEETSVAEAVVKIIIDGNRIMSVGEGNGPINALDTALRKDLGKFQSLIEDLELVDYKVRILNGGTGAITRVLIESRDRTGERWFTIGVSPNIVDASFEALIDSVTYKLLKEGAES from the coding sequence ATGAGTATGCGCGAACGGCTTTACCTGTACGACACCACATTGCGTGACGGGGCGCAGACGCCCGGCATTGACTTCTCGCTGGAAGACAAGCTTGCCATCATTGCCATGCTGGACGAACTGGGGCTGGACTGTATCGAAGGCGGCTATCCGGGCGCCAACCAGACTGATACGGCACTGTTTGCCGAACCGCGTGAAATGAAGGCGTCATTTGCCGCTTTTGGCATGACGCGCCGTCCGGGAAGGTCGGCCTCCAACGATCCCGGCCTGCAGGATCTGCTGCAAGCCAATTCCGATGCTGTCTGCTTTGTCGCCAAGTCGTGGGACTATCATGTCGAGGTCGCGCTGAAGACAACCAACGATGAAAACCTGGCCTGTATTTCCGATAGTGTTTCAGCCGCTATCGGTGCCGGCAAGCAGGCCATGGTCGATTGCGAGCACTTCTTCGACGGCTACAAGGCAAACCCGGCCTATGCGCTGGCCTGCGCACATGCCGCCCATGCAGCCGGTGCCCGCTGGGTTATCCTGTGCGACACCAATGGCGGCACGCTGCCGCATGAGGTTGAAGAGATTGTGCGCGCGGTTTGCGAACAGGTGCCGGGCACCCATCTTGGTATCCATGCCCATAACGATACCGAGCAGGCCGTTGCCAACTCTCTTGCCGCCGTCAGGGCGGGCGCGCGCCAGATACAGGGCACGCTCAACGGTATCGGTGAACGCTGCGGCAATGCAAACCTGGTGTCTCTGATCCCCACTTTGATGCTGAAACCGGCCTATTCAGACCTGGTTGAAACCCGTATCACGGCACACGGCCTCGAGCGGCTGACCCAGGTGTCGCGGGCATTTGACGAACTGCTCAACCGGGCGCCTGACCGCCAGGCGCCTTATGTCGGCGAAAGCGCCTTTGCCACCAAGGCGGGCATTCATGCATCCGCGCTGCTGAAAGAGCCGGAGACCTATGAACACGTGCCGCCGCAGACCATCGGCAACATTCGCCGCGTCCTGGTGTCGGATCAGGCCGGTAAATCCAACCTGATTTCCGAGATCGAACGCACCGGTATCAGCGTTGACAAGGCCGATCCGCGCCTCGACACGCTGTTGCGTGAAGTGAAGGAGCGCGAGACGGCAGGCTATGCCTATGATGCCGCGCCTGCATCTTTCCAGATACTGGCGCGTCGCGCACTCGGCACGGTGACGAATTTCTTCGAGGTGGACTCGTTCCGGGTGTCCGTCGAACATCGCCACAATGCCAAGGGCGAGGAAACTTCTGTTGCCGAGGCGGTGGTCAAGATCATTATTGACGGCAACCGCATCATGTCGGTCGGGGAGGGTAATGGCCCTATCAATGCTCTGGACACCGCCCTGCGCAAAGACCTGGGCAAATTCCAGTCCCTCATCGAGGATCTGGAACTGGTCGACTACAAGGTGCGTATCCTCAATGGCGGCACCGGAGCCATAACCCGGGTCCTCATAGAAAGCCGCGACAGGACCGGTGAGCGCTGGTTTACCATTGGTGTATCGCCCAATATTGTAGATGCCTCGTTTGAAGCGCTCATAGACAGTGTGACCTACAAGCTGCTCAAGGAAGGTGCAGAATCCTGA
- the cysS gene encoding cysteine--tRNA ligase, which yields MELTLYNSLTKAKQVFQPIDPAHVRMYVCGPTVYDFAHIGNARPIIVFDVLYRLLRHVYGAAHVKYVRNITDVDDKINARAREEGVPISDVTERTTRQFHEDIAALGVLPPDVEPTCTGHIPQMVEMIKVLIAKGNAYEADGHVLFNTPSMKDYGALSRRSLDEMVAGARVEVATYKKDPTDFVLWKPSDSETPGWDSPWGRGRPGWHIECSAMAKQHLGEVFDIHGGGIDLQFPHHENEIAQSRCAHDTDVMANVWMHNGFLQVEGRKMSKSEGNFITINELLQKWPGEVLRFNMLRTQYRQPIDWTEKSVQESWDVLAGWYAKASPADADPAMSGEVLEALLDDVNTPRAIAALHQMDDTERASNLAALGFAGDLTDPRAAQVDDAAIDAAIALRLEAFANKDFAEADRIRDQLTAQGIQLKDSKDAETGERLTSWEMKR from the coding sequence ATGGAACTGACGCTCTATAACTCACTGACCAAAGCCAAACAGGTGTTTCAGCCGATCGATCCGGCACATGTCCGCATGTATGTATGCGGGCCGACGGTCTACGATTTTGCCCATATCGGCAACGCGCGCCCGATCATCGTGTTTGACGTGCTCTACCGGCTGTTACGCCATGTCTATGGCGCAGCCCATGTAAAATATGTCCGCAACATCACTGACGTGGATGACAAGATCAACGCCCGCGCCAGGGAAGAGGGCGTGCCGATCTCCGACGTGACAGAGCGGACCACGAGGCAGTTTCACGAAGACATTGCAGCGCTTGGAGTGTTGCCGCCCGATGTTGAACCGACCTGCACCGGTCACATCCCGCAGATGGTCGAGATGATCAAGGTGTTGATTGCCAAGGGCAACGCCTATGAGGCCGATGGCCATGTGCTGTTCAACACGCCGTCCATGAAGGACTATGGTGCGCTGTCGCGCCGCTCGCTGGACGAGATGGTTGCCGGTGCGCGTGTCGAGGTGGCTACCTACAAGAAGGATCCGACCGACTTCGTCTTGTGGAAACCCTCCGATTCTGAAACCCCGGGCTGGGACAGCCCGTGGGGCCGGGGCCGACCGGGCTGGCATATCGAGTGCTCCGCCATGGCCAAACAGCATCTGGGCGAAGTGTTCGACATACACGGTGGTGGCATCGACCTGCAGTTCCCTCACCATGAAAACGAGATTGCGCAGTCCCGCTGCGCCCATGACACCGATGTCATGGCCAATGTGTGGATGCACAACGGCTTCCTGCAGGTCGAGGGCAGGAAGATGTCGAAGAGCGAGGGCAACTTCATCACCATCAACGAGCTGCTGCAGAAATGGCCCGGGGAAGTCTTGCGGTTCAACATGCTGCGTACCCAGTATCGCCAGCCTATCGACTGGACGGAAAAGTCGGTTCAGGAAAGCTGGGATGTGCTGGCCGGCTGGTATGCCAAGGCATCTCCGGCGGATGCAGACCCTGCCATGAGCGGCGAAGTGCTCGAGGCCTTGCTGGATGACGTGAACACACCGCGTGCGATCGCGGCACTGCATCAGATGGACGACACTGAACGTGCCTCGAACCTTGCCGCTCTGGGATTTGCCGGAGACCTGACCGATCCGCGCGCTGCCCAGGTTGATGACGCGGCAATCGATGCTGCTATCGCATTGCGTCTGGAAGCATTCGCGAACAAGGATTTCGCCGAAGCAGACCGTATTCGCGATCAACTCACGGCCCAGGGGATTCAACTCAAGGATTCAAAGGACGCAGAAACCGGCGAACGCCTGACTAGTTGGGAAATGAAGCGATGA
- a CDS encoding EamA family transporter: MTTPPPSNLKAACWMAGWITLMLTMAVVGREVTREIDAFQVMELRALIGIVLIYPLVYMHGGLRTMKTAYPARHLARNVVHYGAQYSWFVALGLIPLAQVISIEFTMPIWTAILAVIFLGERMNAWKIAAILFGILGVLIIVRPEAGRIDPGQAWALASSVGFAVSVVMIKALTRTDSVVRILFWMLVIQAILGAVPAYLVWQPVPTHLWGFMLAVAFCGTFSHYCMARAMLYADATVVVPMDFIRVPATAIAGWLIYAEGIDAFTVSGASLILLGNLLNLKQAGTARVR; the protein is encoded by the coding sequence ATGACGACGCCTCCCCCCTCAAACCTGAAAGCGGCCTGCTGGATGGCCGGCTGGATCACCTTGATGCTGACCATGGCGGTTGTTGGCCGCGAGGTGACACGCGAGATCGATGCGTTCCAGGTGATGGAACTGCGCGCCCTGATCGGCATCGTGCTGATCTACCCTCTGGTCTACATGCACGGCGGCCTCAGGACCATGAAGACAGCGTATCCTGCTCGCCACCTGGCGCGGAATGTCGTGCATTACGGCGCGCAGTATTCCTGGTTCGTGGCCCTTGGCCTGATACCGCTGGCCCAGGTCATCTCAATCGAATTCACCATGCCGATCTGGACCGCAATCCTCGCCGTGATATTCCTGGGCGAACGCATGAACGCCTGGAAAATTGCGGCCATCCTGTTTGGAATTCTCGGAGTATTGATCATCGTTCGTCCGGAGGCCGGCAGAATTGACCCCGGCCAGGCATGGGCGCTGGCATCGTCGGTGGGTTTTGCGGTGTCGGTGGTCATGATCAAGGCGCTGACACGCACCGACAGCGTGGTGCGCATCCTGTTCTGGATGCTGGTGATACAGGCCATACTCGGCGCCGTGCCCGCCTACCTCGTCTGGCAACCGGTGCCGACCCACCTTTGGGGCTTCATGCTGGCGGTAGCTTTCTGCGGGACGTTTTCGCACTACTGCATGGCCCGGGCCATGCTGTATGCCGATGCGACCGTCGTGGTGCCGATGGATTTCATTCGCGTTCCGGCGACCGCCATTGCGGGCTGGCTGATCTACGCCGAAGGCATTGATGCATTCACCGTGTCAGGCGCCAGCCTGATCTTGCTGGGCAACCTGCTCAATCTCAAACAGGCAGGCACGGCACGCGTGCGATAA
- a CDS encoding CoA transferase, protein MKPLEGVRVLDLTHVLAGPFCTYQLAVLGADVIKIEPPDNPDMTRKEGVVPALNQAAYGTYFQAQNAGKRAITVNLKDEAGRDVLRRLIKTADVLVQNYAGDALEELGFGYDAVLKIQPKLIYCTLTGFGRTGPKANHPAYDVVIQAFSGLMSANGTPDTGPVRVGPPMVDYGTGAQAALAISAALLQRERTGKGQRIDVSMLDAALMLMSANVTDTLTTGKPPQPHGNNHPHYAGYRTFETADGLLMVGAWTNQQLSRLFIAVGEPERATQILQVPRSQVGEMAADDAGILSGHLKSRSAEQWETILNDARVPAARVRTLDQALAHDQVKSRRVVQQAGRDPAEHGPPAFPVAAFSYDHGSPDLMRPPPRVGEHTDEVLSELGFSSAEIGELRKAETL, encoded by the coding sequence ATGAAACCGTTGGAAGGTGTCCGGGTGCTGGATTTGACCCATGTACTGGCCGGTCCGTTCTGTACCTATCAGCTAGCAGTGCTTGGCGCAGACGTGATCAAGATCGAGCCGCCGGACAACCCTGACATGACCCGCAAGGAAGGTGTTGTGCCGGCGCTGAACCAAGCTGCGTACGGCACCTATTTCCAGGCCCAGAACGCGGGCAAGCGCGCCATCACGGTTAACCTGAAGGACGAGGCCGGGCGCGACGTGCTGCGTCGTCTGATCAAGACAGCCGATGTACTCGTACAGAACTATGCCGGTGACGCACTGGAAGAACTCGGCTTCGGCTACGACGCCGTCCTGAAGATCCAGCCGAAACTGATCTATTGCACGCTGACCGGCTTCGGGCGAACCGGCCCAAAGGCCAATCACCCCGCCTATGACGTGGTCATCCAGGCGTTTTCCGGTTTGATGAGCGCAAACGGGACACCCGACACCGGCCCGGTCCGCGTGGGACCTCCCATGGTGGACTATGGTACCGGAGCGCAAGCTGCGCTGGCGATCTCCGCGGCCCTGCTGCAACGGGAAAGAACCGGCAAGGGCCAGCGCATCGATGTTTCGATGCTGGATGCAGCCCTGATGCTGATGAGTGCCAATGTCACCGATACCCTGACCACGGGCAAGCCGCCGCAACCGCATGGCAACAATCACCCGCACTATGCCGGCTACCGGACATTTGAAACCGCAGACGGCCTGCTGATGGTCGGCGCATGGACCAACCAGCAACTGTCCCGGTTGTTTATAGCGGTAGGAGAACCTGAACGCGCTACGCAAATATTACAGGTGCCGCGTTCGCAGGTGGGCGAGATGGCAGCGGATGACGCCGGCATCCTGTCAGGCCATCTGAAATCCCGCAGTGCCGAGCAATGGGAAACCATACTCAATGATGCGCGAGTGCCTGCCGCCCGGGTGCGCACACTGGACCAGGCGCTCGCGCACGATCAGGTAAAGTCGCGACGAGTGGTGCAGCAGGCAGGCCGCGACCCGGCCGAACATGGCCCGCCGGCGTTCCCTGTGGCTGCGTTTTCCTATGACCACGGGAGCCCGGATCTCATGCGCCCGCCGCCACGAGTTGGTGAACACACGGATGAGGTATTGTCTGAACTTGGCTTCAGCAGCGCCGAAATCGGCGAGCTTCGGAAAGCCGAGACGCTCTAG
- a CDS encoding fatty acid desaturase: protein MTAAERAWVQKLAPYRSADDRQAVVEIILTLVPFLGVWLAMYAVMSISYWLTLALVPVAACLMVRLFIIQHDCGHRAMFSSRTVNNWVGRCMGVLTMTPYEYWRYAHSLHHAGSGNLDKRGFGDIETLTIAEYNALSTLNKFRYRLYRNPLVLFVIGPAYLFIIRHRFPLWALSLGRDQWISIMTTNLSIVVLYTAVIYFTGFTAFIMIQVPVVALGASIGVWLFYVQHQFDTTQWDHTEDWEHEHSALHGSSFYDLPKPLMWLTGYIGIHHVHHLSSRVPFHKLPQVMKDYPELKEIGRLTFWESLKCIPLTLWDEKSRRLVSFRQAMAAPA, encoded by the coding sequence TTGACTGCCGCCGAGCGCGCATGGGTCCAGAAACTCGCACCCTACAGAAGCGCCGACGACCGCCAGGCTGTTGTGGAAATCATCCTGACACTGGTACCGTTCTTGGGCGTATGGCTTGCCATGTACGCGGTGATGAGCATCAGCTACTGGCTGACACTTGCGCTGGTACCGGTGGCAGCCTGCCTGATGGTCCGGCTATTCATCATCCAGCATGATTGCGGCCATCGCGCGATGTTCTCGTCACGCACCGTGAACAACTGGGTCGGGCGCTGCATGGGCGTGTTGACCATGACGCCCTACGAATACTGGCGATATGCACATTCCCTGCACCACGCCGGTTCCGGCAATCTCGACAAGCGCGGCTTCGGTGACATCGAAACCCTGACCATTGCGGAATACAACGCGTTGAGCACGCTCAACAAATTTCGTTACCGGCTGTACCGCAACCCGCTCGTGCTGTTTGTGATCGGTCCCGCCTACCTGTTCATCATCCGGCATCGCTTTCCACTCTGGGCACTGAGTCTCGGCCGTGACCAGTGGATCAGCATCATGACGACAAACCTCAGCATCGTGGTTTTGTACACCGCAGTGATTTACTTTACCGGCTTCACGGCATTCATCATGATCCAGGTACCGGTTGTTGCGCTGGGCGCGTCAATCGGCGTGTGGCTGTTCTACGTACAGCACCAGTTCGATACGACGCAGTGGGATCACACCGAGGACTGGGAACACGAACATTCTGCCCTGCATGGCAGTTCGTTCTATGATTTGCCGAAGCCACTGATGTGGCTGACCGGCTATATCGGCATTCATCACGTGCACCATCTTTCGAGCCGGGTTCCCTTCCACAAGCTGCCGCAGGTGATGAAGGATTATCCCGAGCTGAAGGAAATCGGCCGGTTGACGTTCTGGGAGAGCCTGAAATGCATCCCGCTGACATTATGGGATGAAAAGAGCCGGCGGCTGGTATCATTCAGACAAGCCATGGCAGCCCCGGCCTAA
- a CDS encoding DUF255 domain-containing protein translates to MAAVLALLVHASIANAKFVGKADDNPRMSQSSSPYLRSHSNDLVRWYDWGDEAFKQAREKKLPLFVSFGYTACHWCHVMQETHFNEEAIAKTINEQFVPVLVDREQRTALDDTYMLVTELLTQRGGWPNNMFLTPDLKPFYGTGYIPPQDFTGLLKGVTDSWAKDNPAVLAEGDRLATLLEGYLNRKQEAQNLTPALMAQAAKTLSGQFDAFAGGLGDGPKFFRPTVLAFMLLQAERTGDAEVLDAVERTLQSGLNGGIHDHIEGGFHRYAIDPGWRVPHFEKMLNDQALNTEVYLTAYRLTGKPEYAATARKTIDYVMADLTAPKGGFYTARDADSEGEEGTYYVWTPEQLEKVLGKQDAEFALNTFGLIADGEMAGKVILNMDSVRNQSVPKLDQVLAKLAEARKPRQKPVRDEKILANWNGMMIASVAQAAILLDDTNYRNAAVKAGEFVWTKMHDEDGVLHRSHFDGINDVEGELDDYAQMARGYLFVHDATGDKLWLDRAKALLAQMQKNFQDADTGDFFGTREAAGFARTKPRSDVDQPSGNGAALDAMVRLAQRAGTPDMRRATEQTIAALSGIAAGTPTSGASILSASDSFLHGQTGVVQFAGNGVVDARLMPGADSKSLVIRLQVADGWHVNSHAPLEDYLVATKLDIAGNDAAKTASVSYPEPETKKLAFNEKPMALLENQVEITARFDKPITGPVEAQLQVQTCSDEICLLPETLKLRVALPPAS, encoded by the coding sequence TTGGCCGCTGTTCTTGCCCTGCTTGTCCATGCATCGATTGCCAACGCGAAATTTGTCGGCAAGGCAGACGACAACCCGCGCATGTCGCAAAGCAGTTCGCCGTATCTGAGATCTCATTCAAACGATCTTGTGCGCTGGTATGACTGGGGCGATGAGGCGTTCAAGCAGGCAAGGGAAAAGAAGCTGCCGCTGTTCGTTTCGTTCGGATATACCGCCTGCCACTGGTGCCACGTGATGCAGGAGACCCATTTCAACGAAGAGGCCATAGCCAAGACGATCAACGAGCAATTTGTGCCGGTCCTGGTGGACCGTGAACAGCGCACCGCGCTGGATGACACCTATATGCTGGTCACTGAACTGCTTACACAGCGCGGCGGGTGGCCCAACAACATGTTCCTGACACCGGACCTGAAACCGTTTTATGGAACCGGCTACATACCACCACAGGATTTTACCGGGCTGCTGAAGGGCGTTACCGACAGCTGGGCCAAGGACAATCCCGCCGTGCTGGCGGAAGGTGACCGGCTTGCCACGCTTCTGGAAGGCTATCTGAACCGCAAGCAGGAAGCCCAGAACCTGACCCCTGCCCTGATGGCGCAGGCGGCCAAGACGCTGTCCGGGCAATTTGACGCCTTCGCCGGCGGCCTTGGTGACGGCCCGAAATTCTTCCGGCCCACGGTACTTGCCTTCATGCTGCTGCAGGCCGAACGCACCGGTGATGCCGAGGTTCTTGACGCTGTGGAAAGAACGCTGCAGTCAGGCCTGAACGGCGGTATCCATGATCATATCGAGGGAGGTTTCCACCGTTATGCGATCGATCCCGGATGGCGCGTGCCGCACTTTGAGAAAATGCTCAATGACCAGGCACTCAACACCGAAGTGTACCTGACCGCCTATCGCCTCACCGGAAAGCCCGAATACGCGGCAACGGCGCGCAAGACCATCGACTACGTCATGGCCGATCTGACAGCGCCGAAAGGCGGCTTCTACACGGCCCGCGATGCAGATTCAGAAGGCGAGGAAGGCACCTATTATGTCTGGACGCCGGAACAACTGGAAAAGGTGCTGGGCAAGCAGGACGCCGAGTTCGCGCTCAACACGTTCGGTCTGATTGCCGATGGCGAAATGGCCGGCAAGGTCATCCTCAACATGGACAGCGTACGCAACCAGTCGGTTCCGAAACTTGACCAGGTCCTCGCCAAACTGGCCGAGGCCCGCAAGCCCCGGCAGAAACCGGTTCGCGACGAGAAGATACTGGCCAACTGGAACGGCATGATGATCGCCAGTGTGGCTCAGGCAGCGATTTTGCTTGATGACACCAACTACCGCAACGCCGCCGTCAAGGCCGGGGAATTCGTCTGGACCAAAATGCATGATGAAGACGGTGTACTGCATCGCAGCCACTTTGACGGCATCAATGATGTCGAGGGTGAACTGGACGATTATGCCCAGATGGCACGCGGCTACCTGTTTGTTCACGACGCCACCGGGGACAAGCTCTGGCTGGACCGTGCCAAGGCTCTGCTGGCCCAGATGCAAAAGAACTTCCAGGACGCCGACACAGGTGACTTTTTCGGCACGCGCGAGGCCGCCGGGTTTGCACGCACCAAGCCCCGCTCAGATGTTGACCAGCCTTCCGGCAACGGTGCGGCTCTTGACGCAATGGTGCGCCTTGCACAGCGCGCCGGCACACCGGACATGCGCCGGGCCACGGAGCAGACCATTGCCGCTCTGTCCGGGATTGCGGCCGGCACGCCAACCAGCGGCGCTTCCATCCTGTCGGCGTCAGACAGCTTCCTGCATGGCCAGACAGGCGTAGTGCAGTTTGCAGGCAACGGCGTGGTGGATGCACGGCTGATGCCGGGCGCAGACAGCAAGAGCCTCGTCATCCGGCTGCAGGTGGCCGACGGCTGGCATGTCAATTCCCATGCCCCCCTGGAAGACTACCTGGTGGCGACGAAGCTGGACATCGCGGGCAATGATGCCGCCAAGACAGCAAGTGTGTCCTACCCGGAACCGGAAACCAAGAAGCTGGCCTTCAATGAAAAGCCGATGGCGCTTCTGGAGAACCAGGTGGAGATCACGGCACGCTTTGACAAGCCGATCACCGGCCCGGTTGAAGCTCAGTTGCAGGTACAAACCTGTTCGGATGAAATATGCCTGCTGCCGGAGACACTGAAATTGCGGGTCGCCCTTCCCCCGGCGTCCTAG